GCCGGTAACTTCAGCTCTAAGGTTCCGTTTCAACTTCTCTGGCCACCAAAAACATTCCTCTTTGCTTTAACATTTTCGCTTGGGTATTTTGAAGTGAAGTTTCTGATTTCATCAGttgtttttactttaatttctgCTTTGAAAAGAATCTGGGGTTCTTAATGTTTTAGTGGGTAGCTCTCAGATTTCAATAAATTACTGGTTTGTTGTTGGTTTTGAGTTTGCCCCTCTGGGGTTTTATTCCTTTTTAATGCTTTTAAGACTATTTCTTGAGCTTTTAGTTTTAGTGTTGGATTTGTCCTTTGATATGTTGACTCTAAATTGGTGATTGTTTTTAAAGGTTTTTTGGGGAGGGGTTTAGTTGGGGTGAGAGAGagtaaagtttgaattttgcaaaaagaagagagagaaaagttgcttttggcttttgggtttgaacacgaagaagaagaagagatggatgTAACAGAAGTTACAGTGATACACCACGTGGGGATTGTGTTAATGGTGATCTGGTTTCTCTCTCACTTCAATTGCTGCCACCCAGTTGCCTACTTCATCTCTCTCATTTATCTCTACCTGGTATGGAATCACTGCTCTTCCTTATTACTGCTTTCTTCTCTTGAATTTATTAATCTTTTTTTGTTAAAGgggttaaatttgttttaggaaactaattaaatcaagaaaagtaaattaTGAGCTCTTTCTCTTTATGCAAGGGATTAGAATCAAGCACAAAGTTGGCTTTTTTCATTGGTTCTTTCTGTCAATTATATGTAATGTTATTTGATAACTGGTATTGATTTGGATGTGCAATTTCAATACTAAGCACTTTTGCTTCTGTTTTCGACAGGTTCATGAGCGGTATGTTATGAGATTGCGGAAGAAATTACAATTTGAGGAAAGAAAACAGGCTAATCAGAGAAGGGTAATTTTTAGTTTTCCCTTTtgtacggttgattactttatcAGTAATTAGTACATTGAGTAAAAGAGTCTTTGTTGATCTTTATTATTGTTCAAGTGAGAAGCAATTAAAAGAAAGACGACCCGCCATAAGAAAGGTTCTTATATATAAAGTCAAACTGAAGTCTTTTGAATATCTATGCTTTGCACTTTTGTTGGGAAATTATCTTAGttattcaaaaattaaatttgggtttttgaaTTATGGTTGAATTAGTTTGGCAGTGCAATATCTCATGTCATTTTTTCCTTGCCTTGTCCGATACTTCAGGTACTTTCTGATTCTGAGACCGTGCGGTGGTTGAACCATGCAGTTGAAAAGATATGGCCTATATGTATGGAACAGATTGCTTCACAGAAAGTTCTCCTCCCTATCATACCTTGGTTTTTGGAGAAGTACAAACCGTGGACTGTTGTATGACTTTATCTTCTGATGTATTCATGTTCGATATTCTAGTTTTGATTGCTCCTATTAGTTTGGGTTGGTCACTTTAGTCTAAAGTGATCTCTCTTTTTAGGACTCGGATTTTTTATAGTATTTTGATTGCCCCATAGTGTATTGTGATCACTTCAGCTGTTTGTATGTACAGTAAACTAGTTCTAACTATCTATATGGTTATACATATGCAGGGTAAAGCTATAGTACAGCATCTTTACTTGGGAAGAAACCCACCTATGTTCACAGAGATGAGAGTTCTTCGCCAATCTACTGATGATGACCACTTGGTATGAGTTAGTATTCTTCCGCATGTTGGACCAGTATTTTCTTGTGCTCTTCTTGGCTTTCGTTCTAGAATTCAGCCAACATGAAGTAATACATTGTAATAATGCAGGTTCTGGAGTTGGGGATGAATTTTCTGACAGCTGATGATATGCTTGGAATTCTAGCTGTGAAACTGAGGAAAAGACTAGGTTTTGGAATCTGGGCAAAGTTGCATATTACAGGCATGCATGTTGAAGGGAAGGTATGGATTTGCCTAACTTGTAATTCAGGAATCAGGATGGATCTTAAGTTGGTTTAAAGTTAAGGAAGCTTGTAATTCAGGATGTAGATAGTATGTTAAACAAGATAGACATAGAAGCCTATGCAGTACAGTTTCACGTGGTGCTTCCATGAGAATTAACTTTGCGATTGATCTTTGCAACTTATGAGTTCTGATTTGCACCACTTTATGTATAATCTCTGCATTTAAACACTGATATGATTGGAATGTTTCTTTTTAGCGTTGTTGTTTGTGTTTCAATTCTGACATGTAtgccttattttttttcttcttttaagaaaTGGCATTTGAGTTTTAGGTCTAATGGATTATCTCAGGCTAAAAAAGCTTATGACTTATGTTAGATGTTCCATGTTACCTTATTGAGTTGGTTTGGTTAGTGTCGTTAACTAAGAATGGTTAAGAGGATTGGCCTCTGCCCTTTGGTGGCATAatgaaaaacctttttttttagggGAAATGGCATGTGACAAAGCTTtgagtttctttttcttttgtaggTCCTGATTGGGGTGAGGTTCCTTTGCAAGTGGCCTTTCCTAGGCCGTGTGCGGTTATGCTTCGTTGAGCCTCCATATTTTCAAATGACCGTCAAGCCCATTTTCACTCATGGGCTTAACGTTACAGAAGTCCCTGGGATTGATGGCTGGCTGGTAAGCTTTTATCATATTTTATGCAGATATATTCTTAAGTCTCCCCTTACATCAGTCACTCACTCTGTCTTTGTGTTTACCGATCTCTGACTCTCTCCTTTGTTGATTCCATTTCCCAGGATAAGCTTCTCTCTGTTGCCTTCGAGCAGACACTTGTTCAGGTAAACTATTTGGATTTTGACACTCCATATATAATTCTTGGCCATCCAATGGTTGTGTTGAATGCAAAGATATCAGTTCAGAGTCTAGACACCTCCTTGCACGTTGCAATGGAGTCCTTTTTCATTAGGCCGAAAACCCACTGGCCTAGATTTCTATTTGTTTCTGTTGCAAATTTCAGATTTCAGAGAACTATTCGCAATAGTTCTCTCCTACCGTACATGTTTCATTCCTTTCAAATAGTATATCAAGTTGATTAAATTCCACATGATCTGGTAGACAAAAAAATAAGCTTGTTCGAATGACAAATAATGGGACTGTTGGATAATATGCCTCATAGTCAGCAAGATGATATGGAAATGTTATTAATGTATTATCCATATCTTTTTGCAGCCTAATATGCTGGTCGTTGACATGGAGAAATTTACTTCACCGGAACAGGGTAAGGGCCGCATAATGTATCTTTAGTATTTCACACGATTAACGTATCTTCCTTTGGGAAGTATAAAACTTATGttaatcaaattttatgtgGTGTGGAGGCATTTATTGTTAGATTCGCATGTATTCAGTCCCCTTGTGATATAAGTTCCTCTCACTCATTCACTctctaaaatatttcaattacTGTGTTCATGTGAATGACAGAAAGCTGGTTCTCTGTGGATGAGAAGGATCCTGTTGCTTATGTGAGAGTAGAAGTTATCAAAGCATCTGACATCAAAGCCTCCGATCTAAATGGTTAGTTATTTGTTTTCCAGTACAAGAAGGTTTTTTAACTAACACAAGAAAGGTGTTactttttttgtatttgataCAGATCTTTATTTTCAGGATTCGCTGACCCTTATGTGAAGGGTCATTTGGGTGTTTACCAATTCAAAACTAAGATACAAAAGAAAACGCTGACTCCAAAATGGCACGAGGAATTTAAGATCCCCATAATCACCTGGGATTCACCAAATGTACTAGCTATTGAAGTTCATGACAAGGACATATTTGTTGATGATGCCCTTGGGTTTGTTTCTGAACTTCCTTAATATATTATGTTCCGTAGCATGCCTAAGTCttcaaatattttcaaataataTTGCTATAGTAACTATTAGATTTAAGGATTACCGACTTAGAGATTAAATGAACACAATCACAAATTAAATGAGTTTGGAAGCCATTTACCTTGTTGTGCTTTGATTTTCTATTAAATTATCCTGTAGGTGCTGTTGTATCTGCATGATTAACTGACACTTCTTCTATATCCAGAGAGTGTTCCATTAACATCAGCGATTTTAGGAATGGCGTGAGGCATGACATGTGGTTGCCTCTTCAGAAGGCTGGGAGGCTGCATCTTGCAGTAACCGTACTTGACGAAAATGGGAAGgtaactttttctttcttcttaactAGTTCTATTGATAATGTCCATTAGGAAATCAAAGTCAAGAGATCGATTGTTCTAGTTGCTGCATAAATTAGAATGCAATGCTTCCACAGGATGCTCAAGTGTGCATGGTGCTCCACTCCTTCGAAAAAGTATCTTCACAATTTGAGAATCTCAATGAATCATCTAAttgttttagtttctgtttTCCCTCCGTCTCTCATGTCTATTTTCATAATCAAAACAAATTAGAATTCTCAATTCTCTACGACATCTACGTGATAAATTTTTTTCAGGAACAGAAAAATCTTCAGGGGCTTGACTTGAACCGCTTTCATACACAGGGAGATGACTCTCCAGATGTTCAGGAAAAGCCAGATGTGAAAGAACGAAGAAATTCCTTTGCCAGTGACACTGGTAATAAAGGTTCCTTCTCATCTATATCCTCAGGGAAATCTGCTAAAGTAGCAGATCATTTTGAGCCGATTGATATTGATGGCCAGAAAGAGACTGGTATATGGGTCCATCACCCAGGAAGTGAAGTTTCACAAACTTGGGAGGCCAGAAAAGGAAAGGGTCGACGACTTAATACCCAAATTCAAGGGGAGCCTAATGGTAGTGGCATTGGATCCCAAGTTAATGATACCAGCAGCACTGATGAAAATCCTGAAGATAAACGGCGAATGGCATCAGTTCGCAGGGGTCTGCATAAGATTGGTTCGGTGTTCCATAGGAATTCCAAGGAGGATAATTCATGCACCTTTAAAGAGCCACTCGAAACCCCACGTGTGAATCTAAGGGCAGTTAATGAAAATAATATTGGTGTGAGATATGTTGTGGAAGACGGCCTTTGTAGCTCTCCTTCTGGCAAGACAAATTCAAAAGGAGGGGCTTTAAGTTCTGGAGAGAGTGGTTCGGATAGCCCAGGAAAGGGCAATGTTAAAGACATGGCAAAGAGTCTCTACAAAAGTGCTGAAAGGTCGGTAAAGCATGCACTTTCACGGAAAGGTTCTAGAAAGTCTCAAGCTGATCCCCGCGCAGTGAGCGAAAAAGAAATTTTAGCAGATTCGACCTCTTCTGATGACGATGATTCTCTTCCGCCCCCATTTGTTGAAATGATACCAGTTCCCTCCAAGGCTATACCTTGCAGCTCCGATATTGATTCAGGTGTACCAGAGGAGCCCGTGGTTCAGCTGGTAACTAACACCGCAGTGGATGCTGAAGTCCCAGCGAAGAAGGTTGAACTTGGAGAACTCGAAAAAGTGGATGAGGAGCTGGACAGCCCTGGAAGAAGTGGCGATGCATTGTGCGAGCCGTCAAGAGTTG
This window of the Malus domestica chromosome 03, GDT2T_hap1 genome carries:
- the LOC103419065 gene encoding C2 domain-containing protein At1g53590-like isoform X3; translation: MDVTEVTVIHHVGIVLMVIWFLSHFNCCHPVAYFISLIYLYLVHERYVMRLRKKLQFEERKQANQRRVLSDSETVRWLNHAVEKIWPICMEQIASQKVLLPIIPWFLEKYKPWTVGKAIVQHLYLGRNPPMFTEMRVLRQSTDDDHLVLELGMNFLTADDMLGILAVKLRKRLGFGIWAKLHITGMHVEGKVLIGVRFLCKWPFLGRVRLCFVEPPYFQMTVKPIFTHGLNVTEVPGIDGWLDKLLSVAFEQTLVQPNMLVVDMEKFTSPEQESWFSVDEKDPVAYVRVEVIKASDIKASDLNGFADPYVKGHLGVYQFKTKIQKKTLTPKWHEEFKIPIITWDSPNVLAIEVHDKDIFVDDALGECSINISDFRNGVRHDMWLPLQKAGRLHLAVTVLDENGKKNLQGLDLNRFHTQGDDSPDVQEKPDVKERRNSFASDTGNKGSFSSISSGKSAKVADHFEPIDIDGQKETGIWVHHPGSEVSQTWEARKGKGRRLNTQIQGEPNGSGIGSQVNDTSSTDENPEDKRRMASVRRGLHKIGSVFHRNSKEDNSCTFKEPLETPRVNLRAVNENNIGVRYVVEDGLCSSPSGKTNSKGGALSSGESGSDSPGKGNVKDMAKSLYKSAERSVKHALSRKGSRKSQADPRAVSEKEILADSTSSDDDDSLPPPFVEMIPVPSKAIPCSSDIDSGVPEEPVVQLVTNTAVDAEVPAKKVELGELEKVDEELDSPGRSGDALCEPSRVEAS
- the LOC103419065 gene encoding C2 domain-containing protein At1g53590-like isoform X4, whose translation is MDVTEVTVIHHVGIVLMVIWFLSHFNCCHPVAYFISLIYLYLVHERYVMRLRKKLQFEERKQANQRRVLSDSETVRWLNHAVEKIWPICMEQIASQKVLLPIIPWFLEKYKPWTVGKAIVQHLYLGRNPPMFTEMRVLRQSTDDDHLVLELGMNFLTADDMLGILAVKLRKRLGFGIWAKLHITGMHVEGKVLIGVRFLCKWPFLGRVRLCFVEPPYFQMTVKPIFTHGLNVTEVPGIDGWLDKLLSVAFEQTLVQPNMLVVDMEKFTSPEQESWFSVDEKDPVAYVRVEVIKASDIKASDLNGFADPYVKGHLGVYQFKTKIQKKTLTPKWHEEFKIPIITWDSPNVLAIEVHDKDIFVDDALGECSINISDFRNGVRHDMWLPLQKAGRLHLAVTVLDENGKGDDSPDVQEKPDVKERRNSFASDTGNKGSFSSISSGKSAKVADHFEPIDIDGQKETGIWVHHPGSEVSQTWEARKGKGRRLNTQIQGEPNGSGIGSQVNDTSSTDENPEDKRRMASVRRGLHKIGSVFHRNSKEDNSCTFKEPLETPRVNLRAVNENNIGVRYVVEDGLCSSPSGKTNSKGGALSSGESGSDSPGKGNVKDMAKSLYKSAERSVKHALSRKGSRKSQADPRAVSEKEILADSTSSDDDDSLPPPFVEMIPVPSKAIPCSSDIDSGVPEEPVVQLVTNTAVDAEVPAKKVELGELEKVDEELDSPGRSGDALCEPSRVEAS
- the LOC103419065 gene encoding C2 domain-containing protein At1g53590-like isoform X1, with protein sequence MDVTEVTVIHHVGIVLMVIWFLSHFNCCHPVAYFISLIYLYLVHERYVMRLRKKLQFEERKQANQRRVLSDSETVRWLNHAVEKIWPICMEQIASQKVLLPIIPWFLEKYKPWTVGKAIVQHLYLGRNPPMFTEMRVLRQSTDDDHLVLELGMNFLTADDMLGILAVKLRKRLGFGIWAKLHITGMHVEGKVLIGVRFLCKWPFLGRVRLCFVEPPYFQMTVKPIFTHGLNVTEVPGIDGWLDKLLSVAFEQTLVQPNMLVVDMEKFTSPEQESWFSVDEKDPVAYVRVEVIKASDIKASDLNGFADPYVKGHLGVYQFKTKIQKKTLTPKWHEEFKIPIITWDSPNVLAIEVHDKDIFVDDALGECSINISDFRNGVRHDMWLPLQKAGRLHLAVTVLDENGKDAQVCMVLHSFEKVSSQFENLNESSNCFSFCFPSVSHVYFHNQNKLEFSILYDIYVINFFQEQKNLQGLDLNRFHTQGDDSPDVQEKPDVKERRNSFASDTGNKGSFSSISSGKSAKVADHFEPIDIDGQKETGIWVHHPGSEVSQTWEARKGKGRRLNTQIQGEPNGSGIGSQVNDTSSTDENPEDKRRMASVRRGLHKIGSVFHRNSKEDNSCTFKEPLETPRVNLRAVNENNIGVRYVVEDGLCSSPSGKTNSKGGALSSGESGSDSPGKGNVKDMAKSLYKSAERSVKHALSRKGSRKSQADPRAVSEKEILADSTSSDDDDSLPPPFVEMIPVPSKAIPCSSDIDSGVPEEPVVQLVTNTAVDAEVPAKKVELGELEKVDEELDSPGRSGDALCEPSRVEAS
- the LOC103419065 gene encoding C2 domain-containing protein At1g53590-like isoform X2; the encoded protein is MDVTEVTVIHHVGIVLMVIWFLSHFNCCHPVAYFISLIYLYLVHERYVMRLRKKLQFEERKQANQRRVLSDSETVRWLNHAVEKIWPICMEQIASQKVLLPIIPWFLEKYKPWTVGKAIVQHLYLGRNPPMFTEMRVLRQSTDDDHLVLELGMNFLTADDMLGILAVKLRKRLGFGIWAKLHITGMHVEGKVLIGVRFLCKWPFLGRVRLCFVEPPYFQMTVKPIFTHGLNVTEVPGIDGWLDKLLSVAFEQTLVQPNMLVVDMEKFTSPEQESWFSVDEKDPVAYVRVEVIKASDIKASDLNGFADPYVKGHLGVYQFKTKIQKKTLTPKWHEEFKIPIITWDSPNVLAIEVHDKDIFVDDALGECSINISDFRNGVRHDMWLPLQKAGRLHLAVTVLDENGKEQKNLQGLDLNRFHTQGDDSPDVQEKPDVKERRNSFASDTGNKGSFSSISSGKSAKVADHFEPIDIDGQKETGIWVHHPGSEVSQTWEARKGKGRRLNTQIQGEPNGSGIGSQVNDTSSTDENPEDKRRMASVRRGLHKIGSVFHRNSKEDNSCTFKEPLETPRVNLRAVNENNIGVRYVVEDGLCSSPSGKTNSKGGALSSGESGSDSPGKGNVKDMAKSLYKSAERSVKHALSRKGSRKSQADPRAVSEKEILADSTSSDDDDSLPPPFVEMIPVPSKAIPCSSDIDSGVPEEPVVQLVTNTAVDAEVPAKKVELGELEKVDEELDSPGRSGDALCEPSRVEAS